One Cicer arietinum cultivar CDC Frontier isolate Library 1 chromosome 8, Cicar.CDCFrontier_v2.0, whole genome shotgun sequence DNA segment encodes these proteins:
- the LOC105852720 gene encoding lysine-specific histone demethylase 1 homolog 1 → MSEPKSQNDVVTMSPENPIEQNQDLESYSPDSSSEQQQLNSIAKTTQKQQDPNPSQPRKRRRRKKFFTELTATTSLSKTRKNDVAKDTDVEALIAISVGFPGDSLTEEEIEANVVKTLGGSEQSNYIIVRNHILARWRSDVNVWLTYDRALKSIRSEHKGLVESAYRFLIEHGYINFGVSPEIKEAKVRSFDGVERGSVIVIGAGLAGLVAARQLVFLGFKVVILEGRNRPGGRVKTRKMCGGDDGGVEAAADFGGSVLTGVNGNPLGVLARQLDLPLHKVRDICPLYMPDGKCVDSEIDSRVEVLFNKLLERVCKLRQAMIEEIKSVDVPLGTALEAFRRVYKVAEDKEERMLLNWHLANLEYANATLMSNLSMAYWDQDDPYEMGGDHCFIPGGNETFVRALAEGLPIFYGKTVNWVSYGSDGVLVCAGGQQFRADMALCTVPLGVLKKESIQFFPDLPQKKKDAIHRLGFGLLNKVVLLFPTNFWGGNIDTFGHLAEDLSMRGEFFLFYSYASVSGGPLLVALVAGEAAIRFEMMSPFESVKRVMKILKDIFHPKGIVVPDPVQAACTRWGKDPFANGSYSYVKVGSSGDDYDILSENIGGRVFFAGEATSRQYPATMHGAFLSGMREAANILRVTRWESKTPCYTTKNVAVQDNDLNKLFAKPDMSFGSFSVLFNPNPNNLDSSSLLRVKIGRDAVDCPCLYLYTLLSKKQVIELSQVDGDENRMKMLNRDFRAMLVGRKGLCSTAESLIDNIKLFRSELKEAENGLVPGKESS, encoded by the coding sequence ATGTCAGAACCAAAATCCCAAAACGACGTCGTAACAATGTCCCCTGAAAACCCTATCGAACAAAATCAAGATTTAGAATCATACTCTCCAGATTCTTCCTCCGAACAACAACAACTAAATTCAATTGCAAAAACAACCCAAAAACAACAAGATCCAAACCCTAGCCAACCTCGAAAACGACGTCGGCGTAAGAAATTCTTCACTGAATTAACCGCAACAACATCACTTTCCAAAACCCGCAAAAACGACGTCGCTAAAGATACCGATGTTGAAGCCCTAATTGCTATTTCCGTTGGGTTTCCCGGTGATTCGTTAACGGAGGAAGAAATTGAAGCTAATGTTGTTAAAACCCTAGGTGGTTCTGAACAATCGAATTATATAATTGTTCGGAATCACATTCTTGCTCGGTGGCGATCCGATGTTAATGTTTGGTTGACTTATGATCGGGCTTTGAAGTCGATTCGATCGGAACATAAGGGTTTGGTCGAATCGGCTTATAGGTTTTTGATTGAGCATGGTTATATTAATTTCGGTGTTTCGCCGGAAATTAAAGAGGCGAAAGTTCGGTCTTTTGATGGGGTTGAGAGGGGGAGTGTGATTGTTATTGGAGCTGGGTTAGCGGGTTTGGTTGCGGCGAGACAATTGGTCTTTTTAGGATTTAAAGTTGTGATTTTGGAAGGTAGGAATCGGCCGGGTGGGAGAGTTAAGACTAGGAAGATGTGTGGTGGTGATGATGGTGGTGTTGAGGCTGCGGCGGATTTCGGTGGAAGTGTTCTTACTGGTGTTAATGGGAACCCTCTTGGTGTTCTTGCTAGACAATTGGATTTGCCACTTCATAAGGTTAGGGATATTTGTCCTCTTTATATGCCTGATGGAAAATGTGTTGACTCTGAGATTGATTCTAGGGTTGAGGTTTTGTTTAATAAATTGTTAGAGAGGGTTTGTAAGCTTAGGCAGGCTATGATCGAAGAGATTAAGAGTGTTGATGTTCCTTTAGGGACGGCGTTGGAGGCGTTTCGTAGGGTTTATAAGGTTGCCGAAGATAAGGAAGAGAGGATGTTGTTGAATTGGCATCTTGCTAATTTGGAGTATGCAAATGCTACTCTTATGTCTAATTTGTCTATGGCTTATTGGGATCAAGATGATCCTTATGAGATGGGTGGTGATCACTGTTTTATTCCTGGAGGGAATGAGACGTTTGTTCGTGCGTTGGCTGAGGGTCTTCCGATTTTCTATGGGAAGACAGTGAATTGGGTTAGTTATGGAAGTGATGGTGTATTGGTGTGTGCCGGGGGGCAACAGTTTCGCGCGGACATGGCCCTTTGTACTGTTCCTTTAGGAGTGCTTAAGAAAGAGTCGATTCAGTTTTTCCCTGATCTTCCTCAGAAGAAGAAAGATGCTATTCATAGGTTAGGATTTGGGTTGCTGAATAAGGTTGTGTTGCTGTTTCCGACTAATTTCTGGGGTGGGAACATTGATACGTTTGGTCACTTGGCTGAGGACTTGAGTATGAGGGGTGAGTTTTTTCTGTTCTATAGCTACGCTTCTGTGTCTGGAGGCCCGCTTCTTGTGGCTCTTGTTGCCGGGGAAGCTGCTATTAGGTTTGAGATGATGTCGCCTTTCGAGTCTGTCAAAAGGGTAATGAAAATTCTGAAGGATATTTTTCATCCGAAGGGGATCGTTGTTCCGGATCCTGTTCAAGCTGCCTGTACTCGATGGGGAAAAGATCCATTTGCGAATGGATCTTATTCTTACGTTAAGGTTGGATCTTCAGGAGATGATTATGATATACTTTCAGAGAATATTGGAGGGAGAGTATTCTTTGCTGGAGAGGCAACTAGCAGACAGTATCCTGCAACAATGCATGGAGCATTTCTTAGTGGAATGAGAGAGGCTGCAAACATTTTGAGAGTGACAAGGTGGGAGTCTAAAACGCCCTGCTACACAACGAAAAACGTCGCCGTTCAGGACAATGATTTGAACAAACTGTTTGCAAAACCTGACATGAGTTTCGGTAGCTTCTCTGTGTTGTTTAATCCAAACCCGAACAATCTCGACTCTAGTTCATTACTAAGGGTTAAAATTGGAAGAGATGCAGTGGATTGTCCCTGTCTTTATCTTTATACATTGCTTTCAAAGAAGCAGGTTATTGAGTTGAGTCAGGTCGATGGAGACGAGAACAGAATGAAAATGTTAAATCGCGATTTCAGGGCGATGTTAGTTGGGAGGAAGGGTTTATGTAGCACTGCTGAATCTCTTATTGATAACATAAAGTTGTTCAGATCTGAACTTAAAGAAGCAGAAAATGGTCTTGTGCCAGGGAAGGAAAGTTCTTAG